One window from the genome of Mumia sp. ZJ1417 encodes:
- a CDS encoding NfeD family protein, with protein sequence MNGFWEWLGDNAWAGWLGLGLLLATAELLSLDLVLLMLAVGAFAGAGTAALGASVAVSAVIAIAVSLAMLLLARPSMVKRLHTGPDLKTGTKALVGASGVALSTVDATQGQVKLGGETWSARAFDPGVTIEEGTRVAVFEIDGATAVVYPEE encoded by the coding sequence ATGAACGGCTTCTGGGAGTGGCTCGGGGACAACGCCTGGGCGGGCTGGCTCGGGCTAGGGCTGCTGCTCGCGACCGCTGAGCTGCTGAGCCTCGACCTCGTGCTCCTCATGCTCGCGGTCGGTGCGTTCGCCGGTGCGGGCACGGCGGCGCTGGGAGCATCGGTGGCGGTGAGCGCGGTCATCGCGATCGCGGTCTCGCTCGCGATGCTGCTGCTCGCGCGTCCGTCGATGGTCAAACGGCTGCACACCGGCCCGGACCTCAAGACCGGGACGAAGGCGCTTGTCGGCGCGTCCGGGGTCGCGCTGAGCACCGTCGACGCGACGCAGGGGCAGGTCAAGCTCGGGGGAGAGACGTGGTCGGCGCGTGCGTTCGACCCAGGCGTGACGATCGAGGAAGGCACCCGCGTCGCGGTGTTCGAGATCGACGGCGCGACCGCGGTGGTGTACCCGGAGGAGTGA
- a CDS encoding ABC transporter ATP-binding protein, translating into MAPVLELADVTVRRGTHTLLDDVSWTVSEGERWVLLGPNGAGKTTLMQLASTQMHPSEGTVTVLGEILGAVDVFELRPRIGYTSAAVAERIPKSERVLDVVITASYGVTGRWREEYEEFDEARALLILRLMGVERLVDRTFGTLSEGERKRVLISRALMTDPELLLLDEPAAGLDLGGREDLVSNLGKLARDPEAPVLVLVSHHVEEVPPGFTHVLMLRDGKVTAKGAIAETLTAQNLAITFHMPLILEERDGRYAARRAPR; encoded by the coding sequence ATGGCGCCCGTGCTCGAGCTCGCCGACGTCACCGTACGACGCGGCACCCACACTTTGCTCGACGACGTCAGCTGGACCGTGAGCGAGGGAGAACGCTGGGTCCTCCTCGGACCCAACGGCGCTGGCAAGACCACGTTGATGCAGCTCGCGTCGACCCAGATGCATCCGAGCGAGGGGACGGTGACCGTCCTCGGGGAGATCCTCGGCGCGGTCGACGTCTTCGAGCTGCGGCCGCGCATCGGCTACACGAGCGCCGCCGTCGCCGAGCGCATCCCCAAGTCCGAGCGGGTCCTCGACGTCGTTATCACCGCTTCGTACGGGGTGACAGGCCGCTGGCGCGAGGAGTACGAGGAGTTCGACGAGGCGCGCGCACTGCTGATCCTGCGGCTGATGGGGGTCGAGCGACTCGTCGACCGGACCTTCGGCACGCTCAGCGAGGGCGAGCGCAAGCGCGTCCTGATCTCGCGCGCGCTGATGACCGATCCTGAGCTGCTGCTCCTCGACGAGCCGGCCGCGGGTCTCGACCTCGGTGGCCGCGAGGATCTCGTCTCCAACCTCGGCAAGCTCGCGCGTGACCCCGAGGCGCCGGTGCTCGTGCTGGTCTCGCACCACGTGGAGGAGGTCCCCCCGGGCTTCACCCACGTGCTGATGCTGCGTGACGGCAAGGTCACCGCCAAGGGGGCGATCGCCGAGACCCTCACCGCCCAGAACCTCGCGATCACGTTCCACATGCCGCTGATCCTCGAGGAGCGCGACGGTCGTTACGCGGCACGTCGCGCGCCACGCTGA
- the serB gene encoding phosphoserine phosphatase SerB → MNEPVTTPTAPLDGPTVSVTLLGRDHAGVTARLFEAFATYDVEVIDVEQIVLRGRLVLAVLLTAPLDRAGFERTLSAVADELGMELDLAYGQGDNRGRRRGRSHVTVLGAPLLPAAFAAVTAQVAAAGGNIDRIVRMARYPVTAIDLDVSGAEPEALRRALALEAARQNVDVAVQPLGIHQHAQRLVVMDVDSTLIQGEVIEMIAAHAGYEAEVAEVTAAAMRGELDFADSLAQRVALLGGVDASALDQVYGAIQLAPGARTMIRTLKRLGYRFALVSGGFTQIIDKLAADLGIDYWAANTLEVADGKLTGRVTGPVVDRAGKAAALRRFADAAGISLANTVAIGDGANDLDMLEAAGLGIAFNAKPAVRDAADTSLSVPYLDAIVFLLGITREEVEAADALA, encoded by the coding sequence GTGAACGAGCCCGTCACCACCCCGACCGCACCGCTCGACGGCCCCACCGTCTCCGTGACACTGCTGGGGCGTGACCACGCCGGTGTGACCGCGCGGCTGTTCGAGGCGTTCGCGACGTATGACGTCGAGGTGATCGACGTCGAGCAGATCGTGCTACGCGGACGCCTCGTCCTCGCGGTGCTGCTCACGGCCCCGCTCGACCGCGCGGGGTTCGAGCGGACGCTCTCCGCCGTGGCCGACGAGCTCGGGATGGAGCTCGACCTCGCGTACGGGCAGGGCGACAACCGGGGCCGCCGGCGCGGGCGCAGCCACGTCACCGTCCTCGGCGCCCCCCTCCTGCCGGCGGCGTTCGCCGCGGTCACCGCACAGGTCGCTGCCGCCGGCGGCAACATCGACCGGATCGTCCGGATGGCGCGCTACCCCGTGACCGCGATCGACCTCGACGTCTCCGGCGCCGAGCCCGAGGCGCTCCGGCGCGCGCTGGCCCTCGAGGCGGCGCGCCAGAACGTCGACGTCGCCGTGCAGCCGCTCGGCATCCACCAGCACGCCCAGCGGCTGGTCGTCATGGACGTCGACTCCACGCTCATCCAGGGCGAGGTGATCGAGATGATCGCCGCGCACGCCGGGTACGAGGCGGAGGTCGCCGAGGTGACCGCGGCGGCGATGCGCGGCGAGCTCGACTTCGCGGACTCGCTCGCGCAGCGGGTCGCACTCCTCGGAGGAGTCGACGCCAGCGCGCTCGACCAGGTGTACGGGGCGATCCAGCTCGCGCCCGGCGCCCGCACGATGATCCGGACGCTCAAGCGGCTCGGCTACCGCTTTGCGCTGGTCTCCGGTGGCTTCACGCAGATCATCGACAAGCTCGCCGCCGACCTCGGCATCGACTACTGGGCGGCCAACACGCTGGAGGTGGCCGACGGGAAGCTGACGGGCCGCGTCACGGGGCCCGTGGTCGACCGCGCGGGCAAGGCAGCGGCGCTGCGCCGGTTCGCCGACGCCGCCGGCATCTCGCTCGCCAACACGGTCGCGATCGGCGACGGCGCCAACGACCTCGACATGCTCGAGGCCGCAGGGCTCGGGATCGCGTTCAACGCCAAGCCCGCCGTACGGGATGCCGCTGACACCTCGTTGTCCGTCCCGTACCTCGACGCG